A stretch of Hydractinia symbiolongicarpus strain clone_291-10 chromosome 9, HSymV2.1, whole genome shotgun sequence DNA encodes these proteins:
- the LOC130656374 gene encoding activator of 90 kDa heat shock protein ATPase homolog 1-like — MALWGKGDPRWIVEERPDSTNVNNWHWTERDGTAWSKEKLKELFLNVKDECDEGSWAVNEVKTLEGEATINNRKGKLIFFYEWIVKLGYKGKLADSELEHSGNIHIPNLSDENTADDVDVEITAKGDSKNAERLKQIVRRTGIKLCREKCQNYITDLKTEYSAGMVLPTKNENTNKNSNTNTSKQTAVSKDMKDLKFDDNVPKKQPSCHFSLNLSEEFKTTADELYATLTLAERLSAFTRSPCTSDPSPGGTFSVMNDNINGSYVELIPAKKIVQKWRFKEWPSDVFSVVTITLEQKSDCTMLRLSQTGVPDYDTVRTEEGWKQHFWGPIKQVFGFGAQLF; from the exons ATGGCTTTATGGGGAAAGGGAGATCCAAGATGGATTGTTGAGGAAAGACCAGATTCTACAAATGTAAACAACTGGCACTG GACTGAGAGAGATGGAACAGCGTGGTCCAAAGAAAAACTAAAAGAATTATTTCTAAATGTTAAAGATGAATGTGACGAAG GATCATGGGCTGTTAATGAAGTAAAAACATTGGAAGGAGAAGCAACTATAAA taacagAAAAGggaaattgatatttttttatgaatggATTGTCAAATTAGGTTATAAAG GTAAACTAGCAGATTCTGAATTAGAACATAGTGGGAACATTCACATACCAAACTTGAGCGATGAGAATACTGCTGATGATGTAGAT GTTGAAATAACTGCCAAAGGTGACTCAAAAAATGCTGAAAGGTTGAAGCAAATTGTTCGAAGGACTGGAATTAAACTTTGTCGAGAGAAATGTCAAAATTATATAACAGATCTTAAAACTG AATATTCAGCTGGTATGGTTTTACCaacaaaaaacgaaaacacaaacaagaactcaaacacTAACACAAGTAAACAAACAGCG GTTAGTAAAGATATGAAGgatttaaaatttgatgataatg TTCCAAAAAAGCAGCCTTCCTGccatttttctttaaatctatCGGAAGAATTCAAAACAACAGCGGATGAATTATATGCAACTCTAACTTTGGCTGAG aGGTTGTCCGCATTTACCCGTTCCCCATGCACCTCTGACCCTTCGCCTGGTGGAACATTTTCTGTTATGAATGACAACATAAATGGATCATACGTCGAATTA ATACCTGCTAAAAAGATCGTTCAAAAGTGGCGATTCAAGGAATGGCCGTCTG acGTTTTTTCTGTGGTTACCATCACCCTCGAACAAAAATCCGACTGTACGATGTTGAGACTTTCGCAAACAGGTGTGCCTGATTACGACACCGTTCGAACCGAGGAAGGCTGGAAACAACATTTCTGGGGACCCATCAAACAAGTGTTTGGTTTTGGAGCACAGCTGTTTTAG